Proteins from a single region of Stutzerimonas stutzeri:
- the tnpC gene encoding IS66 family transposase — MTSSPNLDLREQLCALAAQLLTQVDAMGKKIDRDQTVIEQLTHEIAWFKRHKFAKRSEQLSPDQGSLLDDLLDTDIAAIEAELKTLNPPAAPAEPRQQPKRAPLPAQFPRTVIRHEPPNTQCACGCPLQRIGEDISEKLDYTPGVFTVEQHVRGKWACRQCETLIQAPVPAQVIDKGIPTAGLLAHVMVAKYADHLPLYRQEKIFGRAGLAIARSTLAQWVGQTGVQLQPLVDALREAVLAQGVIHADETPVQMLAPGEKKTHRAYVWAYCTTPFADLKAVVYDFSPSRAGEHARNFMGQWNGKLVCDDFAGYKASFEQGITEIGCMAHARRKFFDLHSANKSQLAEQALHSIAGLYEIERQARHMSDEERWRIRQEKSSPILDALHDWMLAQRDRVPNGSATAKALDYSLKRWLALTRYLEDGAVPIDNNQVENQIRPWALGRSNWLFAGSLRSGKRAAAIMSLIQSARLNGHDPYAYLKDVLMRLPTQRASEISQLLPHQWIQPEAGM, encoded by the coding sequence ATGACTTCCTCGCCCAATCTCGACCTGCGTGAGCAACTGTGCGCATTGGCCGCGCAGTTGCTCACGCAGGTCGATGCGATGGGCAAGAAGATCGACCGCGATCAAACCGTCATCGAGCAGCTCACCCATGAAATCGCCTGGTTCAAGCGACACAAGTTCGCCAAGCGTAGCGAGCAACTAAGCCCTGACCAGGGCAGCCTGCTGGATGATTTGCTCGACACGGACATTGCCGCTATCGAGGCGGAGTTGAAAACCCTCAATCCTCCGGCGGCTCCGGCTGAACCCCGCCAACAGCCCAAGCGCGCACCGCTGCCAGCCCAGTTTCCGCGTACTGTGATCCGTCACGAGCCGCCGAACACTCAATGCGCCTGCGGCTGCCCGCTGCAACGCATCGGCGAAGACATCAGCGAAAAGCTGGATTACACGCCTGGCGTGTTCACCGTCGAACAGCATGTGCGTGGCAAGTGGGCCTGCCGCCAGTGCGAAACATTGATCCAGGCGCCGGTACCAGCCCAGGTGATCGACAAGGGCATCCCGACTGCCGGCTTGCTGGCTCATGTCATGGTGGCCAAATACGCCGATCATCTGCCGCTGTACCGGCAAGAGAAGATCTTTGGCCGTGCGGGTCTGGCTATCGCGCGTTCGACATTGGCGCAGTGGGTCGGACAAACCGGCGTACAGCTCCAACCATTGGTCGATGCCCTGCGCGAGGCGGTACTGGCGCAAGGCGTGATCCATGCCGACGAAACCCCCGTGCAAATGCTGGCCCCTGGCGAGAAGAAAACCCACCGGGCTTACGTCTGGGCATACTGCACCACACCCTTCGCCGACCTGAAGGCCGTGGTCTATGACTTCAGCCCAAGCCGTGCAGGTGAGCATGCGCGCAATTTTATGGGTCAGTGGAATGGCAAACTGGTCTGCGACGACTTCGCCGGCTACAAGGCCAGCTTCGAGCAGGGCATCACCGAAATTGGCTGCATGGCCCACGCCCGCCGCAAATTTTTCGATCTGCACTCAGCGAACAAAAGCCAGTTAGCCGAACAGGCGCTGCACTCCATTGCCGGGCTGTATGAAATCGAGCGGCAAGCACGGCACATGAGCGATGAAGAACGCTGGCGAATACGCCAGGAAAAGTCTTCACCGATCCTCGATGCGCTGCATGACTGGATGCTGGCCCAGCGTGATCGGGTGCCCAATGGATCAGCCACGGCAAAAGCCCTGGATTACAGCCTAAAACGCTGGCTAGCGCTGACGCGCTATCTGGAAGATGGAGCCGTGCCCATCGACAACAATCAGGTCGAGAACCAGATTCGGCCTTGGGCATTGGGGCGCTCGAACTGGCTGTTTGCCGGTTCACTACGCAGCGGCAAACGGGCGGCTGCGATCATGAGCCTGATCCAGTCAGCACGCCTCAACGGTCACGATCCGTACGCCTACCTGAAGGACGTGCTCATGCGGCTACCAACGCAGCGGGCAAGCGAAATCAGTCAACTGCTGCCGCATCAGTGGATACAGCCTGAAGCAGGCATGTAA
- the tnpB gene encoding IS66 family insertion sequence element accessory protein TnpB (TnpB, as the term is used for proteins encoded by IS66 family insertion elements, is considered an accessory protein, since TnpC, encoded by a neighboring gene, is a DDE family transposase.), translating into MIRIDSIWLATEPMDMRAGTETALARVVEVFGAAKPHCAYLFANRRANRMKVLVHDGVGIWLAARRLNQGKFHWPGIRHGSEVELESEQLQALVLGLPWQRVGAAGAITVL; encoded by the coding sequence GTGATCCGCATCGATAGCATCTGGCTGGCCACTGAGCCGATGGACATGCGCGCCGGCACCGAGACCGCATTGGCCCGTGTAGTGGAGGTATTCGGTGCGGCGAAGCCGCACTGTGCTTATCTGTTCGCCAACCGCCGCGCCAATCGGATGAAGGTGCTGGTGCATGACGGCGTGGGAATCTGGCTGGCTGCGCGGCGTTTGAATCAGGGCAAGTTTCACTGGCCAGGCATCCGTCATGGCTCGGAGGTCGAGCTCGAGAGCGAGCAGCTTCAGGCTTTGGTGCTCGGTTTACCCTGGCAGCGGGTTGGTGCAGCCGGTGCGATCACAGTGCTGTAG
- a CDS encoding HAD family hydrolase, which yields MTLTQAAAHLEIPASPEELAFLERVLVQEIAGIEPYPDGPPAVKLLQRMDVRVGVCSNLAYPYREAVLRCYPDLDAYAFSCDLGVMKPDPAIYRWSCNQLGAEPGATWMVGDSMRCDRDGPEAAGIRGFFLERANTSGDYTELESFAVAALTLET from the coding sequence ATGACATTGACTCAAGCCGCAGCGCACCTCGAAATTCCAGCGAGTCCAGAAGAGCTTGCGTTTTTAGAGCGGGTATTGGTGCAGGAGATTGCTGGGATAGAGCCTTATCCCGATGGGCCTCCGGCTGTTAAGCTGCTTCAGCGCATGGATGTTCGCGTTGGCGTTTGCTCAAACTTGGCGTATCCATACCGAGAAGCCGTTTTACGCTGTTATCCCGACTTGGATGCCTATGCGTTCAGCTGCGATCTTGGCGTAATGAAGCCGGATCCAGCAATTTATCGTTGGTCATGCAACCAGCTAGGTGCTGAGCCGGGCGCGACATGGATGGTTGGCGACTCCATGCGATGCGATCGAGACGGACCTGAAGCAGCCGGCATCCGGGGATTCTTCCTCGAAAGAGCCAATACCAGCGGCGATTACACCGAGCTTGAAAGCTTTGCGGTAGCTGCGCTGACACTAGAAACGTAG
- the tnpA gene encoding IS66-like element accessory protein TnpA: MRQRSSYPKPFKVQVVQECLQPGATVSSVAIRHGINANVIRKWLPLYRDQLPAVLPAFVPLRATPKRPTAASVIIELSLGEQSVTVKWPVSDPDGCARFVRGLAP; the protein is encoded by the coding sequence ATGCGCCAACGAAGCTCTTACCCCAAACCGTTCAAGGTCCAGGTCGTTCAGGAATGCCTACAACCGGGTGCGACCGTCTCCAGCGTTGCCATCCGCCATGGCATCAACGCCAACGTCATTCGAAAATGGCTACCGCTTTACCGAGATCAGCTACCCGCGGTGTTGCCGGCGTTCGTTCCATTGAGGGCTACGCCCAAACGGCCGACTGCAGCATCGGTGATTATTGAGCTATCGCTTGGCGAGCAGTCAGTCACAGTGAAATGGCCAGTGTCCGATCCTGACGGCTGCGCCCGCTTTGTCCGGGGGCTTGCCCCGTGA